From Mycobacterium lacus, one genomic window encodes:
- the cmaA1 gene encoding cyclopropane mycolic acid synthase CmaA1 translates to MPDDLQPHFDDVQAHYDLSDDFFRLFLDPTQTYSCAYFERDDMTLEEAQIAKIDLALGKLGLQPGMTLLDVGCGWGATMMRAVEKYDVDVVGLTLSRNQAHHVEQLIAKSESPRSKRVLLQGWEQFDEPVDRIVSIGAFEHFGHERYDAFFTLAHRLLPEDGIMLLHTITGLHPKEIIERGLPMSFLFARFIKFIVTEIFPGGRLPSIPMVTERATANGFTVTRVQSLQPHYPKTLDRWAAALRAHKDEAIAIQSEEVYERYMKYLTGCAEMFRIGYIDVNQFTCEK, encoded by the coding sequence ATGCCCGACGACTTACAGCCACACTTCGACGACGTGCAGGCGCACTACGACCTATCCGACGACTTCTTCCGCCTGTTTCTCGACCCGACCCAGACGTACAGCTGCGCCTATTTCGAGCGCGACGACATGACGCTGGAAGAGGCGCAGATCGCCAAGATCGATCTCGCGCTGGGCAAACTGGGATTACAACCCGGCATGACGTTGCTCGACGTGGGTTGCGGCTGGGGCGCCACCATGATGCGCGCGGTGGAAAAATACGACGTCGACGTCGTCGGCCTCACGCTGAGCCGCAACCAGGCCCACCACGTCGAGCAACTGATCGCCAAGTCCGAAAGCCCCCGCTCCAAGCGGGTTCTGCTGCAGGGTTGGGAGCAGTTTGACGAGCCCGTCGACCGGATCGTCAGCATCGGCGCCTTCGAGCACTTCGGGCATGAGCGCTACGATGCGTTCTTCACCTTGGCGCATCGCCTGCTGCCCGAGGATGGGATCATGCTCTTGCACACCATCACCGGGCTGCACCCGAAGGAAATCATCGAACGCGGCTTGCCCATGTCGTTCCTGTTCGCCCGATTCATCAAATTCATTGTCACCGAGATCTTTCCGGGCGGAAGGCTGCCCTCGATACCGATGGTGACCGAGCGCGCCACCGCCAACGGCTTCACCGTGACCCGCGTTCAATCGTTACAGCCGCACTACCCGAAAACGCTTGACAGGTGGGCAGCCGCGCTGCGGGCCCACAAGGACGAGGCCATCGCGATTCAATCCGAGGAAGTATACGAGCGATACATGAAGTACTTGACCGGCTGCGCCGAGATGTTCCGCATCGGATACATCGACGTCAACCAATTCACCTGCGAGAAGTGA